AGAATGAAGACCACACCCACTCACACGCACGCATCCACACACTTATTTTGTTTAATGATTATAAAGTttttgatactccctccattcctttatactccctccttttcggtttataaggctcaattcaaaaatctcaccaaccaagatagatgatgagtggtggaatattttttgtagtttgcaaaagcaccgaattaatgctcttgttttcctcaaaaaattatgtttacgaatgcattaattgcaatgcatgcatgcattggtcagttttctcttaatacttgcatgcaatgatttaatgcaccttgaagtctaaacatgtgatggggaacaacaaaattgagccttataaaatggaaaactaaaattttgagataagccctataaaccggaaaggagggagtacaagcCACAAATTCAAATTATAGGTAtcaaggtaaaatttaatgacAGCTTAGCAAGTCCACTTTTCTTTTCGTTAACCGAAATCATTAATACGCCTGTATGTATGCAAGGAATGAATGAAAAGGAAGTAAcacagtgtcattatgactacaagCATGTAAGTATTAAATAAGTTAATAATGCGAGGAAACATCATTATTTTTTGCCTCGGTTATTGTTAGTGGTCTTGTATGCAAAATATATTTTTCATAGTggcttgtataagggaatggagggagtatccaACCCATCTATCATCGCGCAATGAGCGATCTCTGGTTAAAGGCGTGGTCGTTTCCTTCCTCGAGAAGACAGAGAGAGGACGCACGCCACCTCCTCCCCACCTTCGCCAGATACGACCGCCCATTCATCGCCGCCACCCATCGCGTCGCCCGCCCGCGACCTTCTCTCATCTTCCACCCTCGACGGCGTCTCGTCCACCTTGAGATGTACGGCGACGGCGTCCCGATGGAGAACCCTGGCCGCAGCTGGTCGCCGGCGCTCCTCCGCTGCGCGCCCCAGGTGACCCCCACGGATCCGCGGCGACCACCGAGGTGAGCTCTGCCTGCCTTCCATCGATCCAGACCCTCTCCTCTTCTCCTCGATCCCTTACCTATTCGTTCGATTCGGAGCAGCAGGACGAGGACGACAACACCCCACACATGGTCGAGCTCGACGGAAGAAGGTGCCTTTGTCGCCGTGGTCTTCGCCGGTGTGCTCCACGTCGTGTACGACGGCGACCTCCTAGCTCGGGTAAGCAGCACCTCCCCTCCATGGTGCCCAAGCCAATCCATGGAGCCCATCCACAAGGTCCCCTCCCCACTTTATCTTCCACTCATTTGTTTCGATTCGATTTCGCAGGCtcttcgtcaagttggtgctgctgCCTAGAGTATCCCGGCGACGACTGAGGAGGAGAACAAGGACCACCGGCCCCTAAGGGCTGACGAGAACCAACACCTTCAAGCCGCCATGGAGCTCCCATCCCTCCCCTGGAGTGCGTCAAGGTCCTTCTTCCCCTCCCCGCAGCATGTATCTCTCCTACTCCATCAACTCTTGCTGTTCGTGATGATAAATCCCAGCGTTTCTTGCTTTTTTCTGTTATTAGAGAGTAGGAAACGTTGACACTTGAGGAATTGCCATGGTTATTTACGCATAGCAAGGAATCCTGCCAAGAGAGCCTTGGTGATGGGGTCACaaaggacagcagcagcagaaagaACATTAACACCTCTATCTGAAAAACATCACTAATTGTTAGCTTTTGGTAGGAAGACATGTACGTAACCTAAGATCAGAGTTTAACTAGATATATATACAACCTAAAGCAAATCAAGGTTCAGAGAGGCACGCTTACCTTTGGCAGCAGCTTTTTCTTGCTGTTGATGTTGATGAACACAG
The sequence above is drawn from the Triticum aestivum cultivar Chinese Spring chromosome 7A, IWGSC CS RefSeq v2.1, whole genome shotgun sequence genome and encodes:
- the LOC123148655 gene encoding uncharacterized protein isoform X3, with product MYGDGVPMENPGRSWSPALLRCAPQVTPTDPRRPPRTRTTTPHTWSSSTEEGAFVAVVFAGVLHVVYDGDLLARALRQVGAAA
- the LOC123148655 gene encoding uncharacterized protein isoform X2, producing the protein MYGDGVPMENPGRSWSPALLRCAPQVTPTDPRRPPSRTRTTTPHTWSSSTEEGAFVAVVFAGVLHVVYDGDLLARALRQVGAAA